The genome window ttaaaaatgctggttTTCCAGGTTtgatgcattttaattgaattccaactTGCATCCAAATTGGCACAAataccaagttaaaaaaaaaaaaaaaatcaatctagtAAGAAAAAtgaatcattcaccattttcaaaCATAAAAATTAAGCAGCCAAATCAATGTGTATTAAGCAATATACTTGTTTTAATAAGTGTACTGATACcgtgtatcctcctggttagaaCAAAAGTACAAAATTTAgcatgttttaattaaaacatgttttaatagttatCAACGACTAAGAATCAACCTTTCCTTAGAAAAATAACTGAAGTGCGCAAATGCATAATaagattaaaatcaatattttaattcTACCTTGCCTGGAAGTGTATTTTTATCATTCCAGCCTCCCTAAGTGAACTTTCACATACTCCATTGTTCCACTCACATATCTTGCAAATGAATTACAAGCCAGGTATCTACAAGTCTGATaattagatttgtttaaaaagtgttCAGTCTTTAATATTGAAGTGGCAGTTTAGCAAATAAGCTAGATGACCCCATTTTACACCAACCAAATCTACTCTAGAAATACAAGTATTGCACAACAGACAGGAACACAGATGGCTGGAAAAATGAACTTTTGAGTGCTGCTGTATTAGCCTCTCTGTGCACTGAAATGGTGATGGATTAAAACACTTAGAGTAACATGCAATAAACACCTACAGAAcctttgcagagaaaagctgtctgattaaatcttttatttttttttattctatgtGTAAAGCACCACAATGCCCCCTACTGGTTTCCAATCATTGATAAATTTAGAGATGAAAAGAGATCTTGTGTATCACTAGACCAGCTACAATTTAGTGAGAAAAATAATCAGTTTTTCTATTTATATGCCAGTATTTTCTAATGTTTTTCACCCACAAAACTAAAGGGGACCAGAACTAAAAACCAAagcatttgtactttttttttttttttgctttttcacaattaaaaaaaaagggggggggcagatcAAGAAGTGTTTTGATTTGTGTTTTAAACTATGAATGTCAGGTCTGGTATATGTTTGACATTACACTGAAAGAATGGGATTGTCACAAAAGTCTTTATAGACCTGCAGCATATAAAAAGTGAAACTAACTATGCGAGAGAAACTATGAAACTGGAAGGAGGAAGATTTTCAGAGGAATAAAAGGGAGTTTGGCACTCATCTCCTACTGAAAGTCTCTCCCAGACTgcggtgtaaaaaaaaaaaaaaaaaaaccaccagaaGAGAAAGCTGCTCCTCTAATCTTTCAGTTCTAGCCAGTTTAGGCTTAGTTGCTCCTGGTGACAATAGTATGTGTTATTTTTAAGATGGGGCCCTTCAGCTCAGTTGCTTAATAGGACAGGTCTCTCTTTGTTAAAGATTTAACATCCAACCCTTCCATAGGAAGGCTGAGAAAGCTCCTACTTTGGTTCACTGGTCCTTCAAGGAGTCCTTCagcaaaattaaaacacaaaatgcaatattcctgatatttttgaagttttaaaaaacaaagccccCCTTACTGCACCACAGctgctttccatgccatctttatCCACCATAAGTTGTAATAAATCATAAAGAACCAAAAAACAGTACAAAAGCAAGGGTTCCTCCACCGCAGATCACCTTTAAAGAGACATCAATTTATTCACTATCtgcattttctttaaaacctACTACCTTTTCAAGTAATACACACAAGACTATTGTAATTAAAATTGGAGGAAAGATCTCTTTTCCCATTTTCACGGTGCATTTGACGGCACTTTACAGGATCATGAGGATGTGTTGATATTAAGCATATGCAAGGGATCTCAGCGTGTGGAACTATACACCAGAGCATCAGACTTAGTGTAGAAATTAATACACAAAGAACAATATGTGTTTGCTTAAGGAAATTAAAATCTGAGTAAGAGGTTGTCAAAATTAGTTACCTATGACCAGGTTACACTGCACAGAACTACACTGGAAGAACTTACTCTCCATAAGATGTATTGCAATGAAGTACATATTACATTCTTGCATGCATGAAGTAAGTCAAGGGTAAATAAGAGGAAGTGatgcccaacacacacacacacacacacaaaaaggaggaTGACAAGACTAAGAAATCTTATAAATTTCGATCTGAGCTAACTgaataagaatatttttaaatggaaacaggTCTTCAATTTGAAAACTGGAACAACAGAATTTGAGATCAAAGCAGATGGCAAACCGTCTGCTTCATGACACAAATGGGAATTTCACATGACAATCTCTGTCTTTGTTGGCAATAATTTAAACTACAGCAAAGCCAAGAAGATAGGTACTTTTGATACAGTATTTATTATACGTACCTGAAGGGAGGATCAATTCCATACTTTCATCATCATATTCTAAATTCTTCCCTGTTGGGAGCTCTCCAGACATCACCACATCCTCCCCTTCCCCGTGATCAGGGTAACTGCTCCTGTggaacaacagcagcagttgCTAAAtttcacacccaaactccttcccagactcCGCACCCtgtcctgcatcccaatcccctaccccagcaccaaactccttcccagagcccagacCCCTCACCTGCACccgcccagagctccctcctgcacccaaactccctcccagaccccgcactccctccattaatatagtagaaatgtgcagCCTGTGATGACTTACCAAAATTGGTGGCATGGCCCCCCTGCGAAAATTATTGCCCACACCGGTATGGATGGACAACAGCATCCTAACAGGtctaacatttcattttaaataaataaattaaataaataaataaaaccacactCCCAACAACAGCACATACCATTATGCACTTGCATAGTTGGAAGGGTTGTTTAATATATTATTAGTATTAAAGTGAATGCTTAAggggttatttttttctgaagtgcACAGTAGCTTTGTTCCCAGGACAGCTTCTGACTGATGAATTGATTTTTCAAGAACTGCTAGGACCTTAAgtgtaaacattaaaaaatagaTCTAGTTTCTAGAAGGTCAACAATGGAAAAGTGGGTTTCAAGTTTCAACACTTCTCTCGGCTTTCAATTTTGTggcaaggaaggaaaaaaaatttccctacCTAAAATCATAGAAGTCTGCAAATTCCAAGGCAGCATCCCCATCTGTGAAGAGCTTGCAGTGGCTTTTATCATTCATATGACCCTGCACTGCTTCTGTTGAGTAGAAGGATTTTCCCTTCTCATTGCACCACAGGCAGATTTTCCCAACACCAACTTTTTCtcctgggcagggggaaggagaaaaaaaaaaaaagaaaatataattttgagTTTACATTCAATTCAATGATCAATTTTGGCATCCCTGAAGTGGTTATCTCCACTTGCAGATGGGAGACCTGAGTCACAGCCAGGGTAAGTGACTTTCTCCAGAGTAGAGAGTCACTGCCAGAAACTGAATTAGGGCCCTGGTCCCCCTGGACTTTAACCACTCCGCCTCCTCATAGAAGAAGTCCATGTGTTTAAAGAATAATTCAAATGACAGAACAGAGGGCATCACACACATGGGGCAAAAACTCTGTGAGATGctataaaaaaagttttattttgtgcatttttttgCTCATTCCAAGGAGTCAGCTCCTGTGAGAAGAGCTTTAGTGAGGATAGATAAATTTAATATGAATCTAGTTTGAATATAGCAAACATTCCATTTGTGGTGGAGCTGCTTTCTTATAACTGTAATAGTAGTTTGGCAAATATTTGCATCATCATTCACTAGGAGAGCTACGAGTCCATGTAATAGGCACACCCCACATAAATATTTTAGAACTTGAGGTTTTTTGCATAAACCTCATGCTGTTTAAACCAATACTATTAGAGATCAGGTTAAGACCTAATATCGGGGCAGACTATCCAAAAGCTGTCCAGTACAGGGTTCTTATActttcccctgaagcatctggtactggtcactgtcagagacagtacATTGAACTAAATAGACCTGAGGCCTGATAGAATATGGTTATTCCTAGATCTACTGGAATTAAGTCATACATTTGACTGAATGAAAGTCATGAATACCACATGACACTGAAGTCATAGCTCAAATCTTAGAGACTTTTATTGCAACAAAACAGAGTATTTAACTTTGTTGGGAGACTGGGGGGTGAAGAAGAGTCACCCTTACCCAAGTACTCAATCAATCCCCTGAGATCCACAAGGTATTCTATATCTGGAATAAAGAAACTGTGGGCTTTTGTCATGTGGGCCACATTTTTCATGAGAGAGCTCGAATGGTGAGGACAAAACAAGCAGTCTGTGAGTGGTACTGCACCAGCGGCAATCTGTTTCTCATCTTCACCCACTGCACCTTCCATCTGCTCATCTTCAGACTCTCCAACTTCATCAGAATCTGCATCCTCCCAGCCTTTCAGTACAAGTTAAAACATGAGGTTTATTTACATCATTGTTTTTTCAAGCAAATAAGCGTAAGCTGTATGCTCTAGTACAGAATATGTTTATAACACCAGTAATAATTATAAACCGATATGAAATGCTGTGTTCTAATTACTATACAGACATTTAAAGCAATCAAGTGGTGAGCTCATACCACAGTCAATAAAACTAACTTACAAAAGAAATGATGGAAGCTTAAGGCAGAAGTCAAAACTGCTCATGAAAGGGTCACCAGATCTAAGACTTTAGTTACAATCTTCTCTAGTATGAAAATCCTATTACTGTTTAGGAGCAACATTACTATTGTACCATGTAACATTAAAACAAAGCATAACTGGTAAAAAGCAACCCAATTCTGTCATAAACATGAGGATTTTGGTTTCCTGTAGTGACTTAGCCTGAGCAGAAAGTTGAGtatctttgattttatttttcatatatacaTCTTTACGACAAAAGAAACATTAAGTTATCTATAAGCAGCGTTCTTAAAGTAACTGGAGCTATGCAATTGCTTTCATGTCACTTGTACTGCTTCCAGTCATGGTTTTTTCTCCTCTGATACTCATGCAAGATCCCACACATTGCTCTGTCAATATACTTCAAATTTCACTGGGGAGGGTAAGAGAGTATGTATCGGGGGGAAGGGGCATCAAGATAATTTCCCGGAACACTTCAATCTTCTGTAAATGCCAAAAAATGCCAACTGAGAAGACTGTTTGTGATGTCCATTAGGAACTAGAAGACagtaaactcatttcacataggccgcTAAAGAATTCTCAGATGGTAACTATTAATTACCAACCTAGGTGggattcaaaccagtgacctGATAATGTTACTATCAGATATTGGTTTCTAGCTTTAAAAGCCTCAAACTGACAATCCTTTGACCTTTGTTTGCAGTACTGCTGTAgctgcgttggtcccaggataatcAGAGAGAGACTACTCCTTTCTTACTCTCTCTAATCCTTTCATGGTACATTCTGAACAAACAGCACCTGTAGAAAAAAAAGTCCTGATCAAAAAGTTAAAAGGTAAAATGAACGCTCAGAAACCTCCTGAGACACAGTGTTACAACTTAAATATATCTTAATGCAAAATAGTTTCATGTTGGTTTCTTCTTTATATATATCTTCCAAAACAGAGTATAGAAACGGGTTTACTGTACAACAGTTGATGACATGTCTAACATCTAACACATGGGGAACTGatccccactgacatcaatgaaatTACTTCAGCATAAATCTGCTGTAACAGAGTTGAGCATCAGGCTAAGAAGTGCAGGTCCCTTCACTGCTTTTGATGGGCATAACAGAAGCAGTAGTTATGAGAGAAAACACATGACCTCTAGTCTTAGTAACTAGAAAACTTTTCAGttcatctttaaaaagaaaaagaaaaaaaaggtatgGCCACTAAACCACTGGCCACTAAAGCTTGCTAGACTTGAATCTTTCTTCCCTATTTATGGCAAATATTTTTTGGTGGGACCCTCTTCTATGTGAACTTTCATTAGAAAAAAAGCCTCCCCCCATATAAttgttaagcatttttttttttttttaaataaaatttctccAGGCAGGacaacaaaaaaccaccaaaataaaacaaacccaacaaGATGGGGCTTCTACCCAAAACCAACCACTAAGTTTGCTTACCCAGAGCCACCATTTTACCACCTTGCTGGTTTTCTTACCTTCTTCCatatcctcatcttcctcctcatcctctgCATCCTGTTTTGCCAGCTTCCTTGCCTGCTGTTCAAACCACTGTAGCCTTGGAGGTTTTTCCAATTGCTCTCTGCTCTGTGACAAATTACCTCCAGCAGAAGGTGGAGAGCTGCTTCTATCAGCTGGGAGCAATGGTATCTTCTTTGGAGACAAGGATGGCTGGGCCCTGATGGCTTGCTGAATAGCTGTATTCATTTCATCTTTGTTTAGACTCTCCTGGGCCAGCCCCTTTTCCAGGTTCTTCTCATTTAAGGTTTCTACCTTCTTGCTGACAGCCTGGACAGCTTTTTTTTCAAGTTCTAGGTGCTTCTTGGACTTCAAATGATTCTCATAGGCATTGAAAGTGGAGAACCTCTTGCTGCAAACTGTGCAGTAGGTGGCAGTGACTTTGTTCTGTTCCTCTGTCACCGCTCTCTGAGCTAGGACTCTCTCTTGGAAATTCTCGGCAGTGACAGGTGGCATGTCAGCAACTTTCCGTTTTAGATTATATCTATGCCAGTCGGTTTTGTAGTGGGCACGCTGGACGTCAGCATCCTTAAAAGCCACACGGCAAGTAATGCAGGTATAAGACGCCATTACTGGGAAGCAAAGAAAGGCAGCATATCAAAAGAAAGTGATCAAaatatggtggggggaggaggagacatgAAAAATAAGCCAGTGGCAGGTCCTTGCCTGTCTGAGCAATTGCACATTTGATGCAATTCTGTTGCAGGTGCATTAGTAAAGTTTATAAAATGCTGATAATGTGTTAGACATTGCAAGGAATGAAACGAAGATAAAAAGTTAGTCACAGCTATCAAAGATGTattactattcattatttgtattatcgtagcacctaagagccctcATCATGGAGGACAAGGCCCCCCTAGGCCAAGTACACATACACAAAGCAAAAGGATGGCCCCAAAGAGACTTATTTATAGCTCTCTCCACTTTTCACCAA of Trachemys scripta elegans isolate TJP31775 unplaced genomic scaffold, CAS_Tse_1.0 scaffold_72, whole genome shotgun sequence contains these proteins:
- the ZNF622 gene encoding zinc finger protein 622: MASYTCITCRVAFKDADVQRAHYKTDWHRYNLKRKVADMPPVTAENFQERVLAQRAVTEEQNKVTATYCTVCSKRFSTFNAYENHLKSKKHLELEKKAVQAVSKKVETLNEKNLEKGLAQESLNKDEMNTAIQQAIRAQPSLSPKKIPLLPADRSSSPPSAGGNLSQSREQLEKPPRLQWFEQQARKLAKQDAEDEEEDEDMEEGWEDADSDEVGESEDEQMEGAVGEDEKQIAAGAVPLTDCLFCPHHSSSLMKNVAHMTKAHSFFIPDIEYLVDLRGLIEYLGEKVGVGKICLWCNEKGKSFYSTEAVQGHMNDKSHCKLFTDGDAALEFADFYDFRSSYPDHGEGEDVVMSGELPTGKNLEYDDESMELILPSGARVGHRSLMRYYKQRFGLSRAVAVAKNKKAVGRVLQQYKALGWTSSTGAALARERDMQYLQRMKSKWMLKTGMSNNATKQMHFRMQVRF